One Ignavibacterium sp. DNA segment encodes these proteins:
- a CDS encoding cupin domain-containing protein — MNEKAKYYIQKLQLKKHPEGGYYREIYRAAEMHYVESIPKALKRNISTSIYFLLEGKQISKFHKLKSDEQWHFYDGSTVKIYVIDQKGKLTEYLLGGNLTKGESFQIVINKNNWFAAELMNKRSYALIGCTVAPGFDFKDFELADSNRLVEKYPSFSRLIKKFT; from the coding sequence ATGAACGAAAAAGCAAAATATTATATTCAAAAACTACAACTTAAAAAACATCCCGAAGGTGGATATTACAGAGAAATCTACCGCGCTGCAGAAATGCATTATGTTGAGTCAATTCCTAAAGCATTAAAGAGAAACATCTCAACCTCAATTTACTTTTTATTGGAAGGCAAGCAGATATCAAAGTTTCATAAATTAAAATCCGATGAGCAATGGCACTTTTATGATGGCTCCACTGTTAAAATTTATGTTATTGATCAGAAAGGAAAACTAACTGAATACTTATTAGGCGGTAATTTGACAAAAGGGGAATCTTTTCAGATTGTTATTAATAAAAACAATTGGTTTGCTGCTGAATTGATGAACAAGCGTAGTTATGCATTAATCGGCTGCACAGTTGCCCCGGGTTTTGATTTTAAGGATTTTGAACTTGCTGATAGTAATCGATTGGTTGAAAAATATCCTTCTTTTTCCCGTTTGATTAAAAAATTTACTTGA
- the hpnE gene encoding hydroxysqualene dehydroxylase HpnE yields MKKCLIIGGGISGLTAASYLASNKIKVTLLESSPKLGGRAYSFYDQETQTTLDNGQHIMMGCFNDTIDLINLIEAENNFIFQKNLKIGFLHEESGNIYLNADKWFYPFSLLSAVLNFKIFNNQDKRQLIKFLLTLPFQNKNKLSSITVKQWLIESDQTENLIKHFWEIIGIGALNSSINKTSALLFYEIITRIFFRGNFASTIILQKFGLSKSLIDPLNSFIVKNEGEILLSNKVNRIVIEEDAAVSVIIGDVKLNNYDYLISAIPLYALARIIDLNNLNLNTQFEYSSILNIHLWIEGLNLKEKFYGFLDSPLHWIFLKDEHFNIVISDADYLVEKDQSEIMELVISELKRFFPLGNGAVKKYKIIKEKKATFIPSNKANKLRPEAETNIRNLFLAGDWTNTGLPATIESAVKSGRVAAEKVLEKIK; encoded by the coding sequence ATGAAAAAGTGTCTTATCATCGGCGGCGGAATTTCCGGACTTACTGCTGCTTCTTACCTTGCATCAAATAAAATTAAAGTTACACTATTAGAATCATCACCAAAACTTGGCGGCAGAGCTTATTCTTTTTATGATCAGGAAACTCAGACAACCCTTGATAATGGACAGCATATAATGATGGGTTGCTTTAATGATACAATTGATTTGATTAATCTTATTGAAGCAGAAAATAATTTTATTTTTCAAAAAAATCTGAAAATAGGATTTTTACATGAAGAATCTGGTAATATTTATCTAAATGCTGACAAGTGGTTTTACCCGTTCAGTCTGCTTTCGGCTGTATTGAATTTCAAAATATTTAATAATCAGGATAAACGTCAATTAATAAAATTCCTGCTGACACTACCTTTTCAAAATAAAAATAAACTTAGCAGCATAACTGTTAAACAATGGCTTATTGAATCTGATCAGACTGAGAACCTTATAAAACATTTTTGGGAAATAATTGGTATAGGTGCTTTGAATTCAAGCATTAACAAAACTTCAGCATTATTGTTTTATGAAATTATTACCCGGATTTTTTTTCGCGGAAATTTCGCTTCAACAATCATTCTTCAAAAATTTGGATTAAGTAAAAGTTTAATTGATCCTCTGAATAGTTTTATTGTTAAAAACGAAGGCGAAATCCTTTTGTCAAACAAAGTCAATAGAATAGTAATTGAAGAAGACGCTGCTGTTTCGGTTATAATTGGAGATGTGAAGTTAAATAATTATGATTATTTAATTTCTGCAATACCATTATATGCACTAGCAAGAATTATTGATCTTAATAATCTGAACTTAAATACTCAATTTGAATACTCTTCGATTCTTAATATACATCTATGGATAGAAGGACTAAACCTTAAAGAAAAATTTTACGGATTTCTTGATTCACCTTTACATTGGATTTTTCTAAAGGACGAGCATTTCAATATTGTTATCAGTGATGCTGATTATCTTGTTGAAAAAGATCAAAGTGAAATTATGGAATTAGTGATTAGTGAACTGAAAAGATTTTTCCCATTAGGTAATGGTGCTGTAAAGAAATACAAGATTATTAAAGAAAAAAAAGCTACTTTTATCCCAAGTAATAAAGCTAATAAGTTAAGACCGGAAGCTGAGACTAATATAAGAAATCTGTTTTTAGCAGGAGACTGGACTAATACTGGATTACCGGCAACTATTGAGAGTGCAGTTAAAAGCGGCAGGGTTGCAGCAGAAAAAGTTTTAGAAAAAATTAAATAA
- the hpnD gene encoding presqualene diphosphate synthase HpnD encodes MADSAKEISKKSRSSFYYAFNLLPEEKREAMNTVYAFCRKTDDIVDENLDPTDLKYEKLRKWRIEFEKSFSGHSEYALLNKLGTTISKFNIPLYPFFELIKGMEMDLQKDRYKSFDDLQLYCYRVASTVGLICIEIFGYKHSSTKQFAIDLGIALQLTNILRDIGKDAENGRIYLPQEDLIKFNYPESDLFSLNYNNNFRELMIYESSRAKMYFDSATSHLNLEDKKTMFAARAMQHIYYKILGKIIDKDFDVYNNEIKVNKIEKVGIALGVWAKYNLVY; translated from the coding sequence ATGGCTGATTCAGCTAAAGAAATATCTAAAAAGAGCAGAAGTAGCTTTTATTACGCTTTTAATCTTCTCCCCGAAGAAAAGCGCGAAGCTATGAACACTGTTTACGCATTTTGCAGAAAAACTGACGATATTGTTGATGAAAACCTTGACCCAACTGATTTAAAATATGAGAAACTTAGAAAATGGAGAATTGAGTTTGAAAAAAGTTTTTCCGGGCACTCAGAGTATGCTTTACTAAATAAACTTGGTACAACAATTTCAAAGTTTAATATTCCTTTGTATCCATTCTTTGAATTGATTAAAGGTATGGAGATGGATCTTCAAAAAGACCGGTATAAATCATTTGATGATCTTCAGCTTTATTGCTATCGTGTTGCTTCAACAGTCGGGCTTATTTGTATCGAAATATTTGGATATAAACATTCTTCAACAAAGCAGTTTGCTATTGACCTTGGGATCGCATTACAATTAACTAATATACTGCGCGATATCGGTAAAGATGCTGAGAATGGCAGAATTTATCTTCCACAGGAAGATTTGATAAAGTTTAACTATCCGGAATCAGATTTGTTTTCGCTCAATTACAATAATAACTTCCGCGAGTTGATGATTTATGAATCTTCAAGAGCAAAAATGTACTTTGATTCGGCTACATCTCATCTTAATCTTGAAGACAAAAAAACAATGTTTGCTGCTCGCGCAATGCAGCATATTTATTATAAAATTCTAGGAAAAATTATAGATAAAGATTTTGATGTTTATAATAACGAAATTAAAGTAAATAAAATTGAGAAAGTCGGGATTGCCTTGGGAGTCTGGGCAAAGTATAACTTAGTGTATTAA
- the hpnC gene encoding squalene synthase HpnC produces MYKSSNNTNDFLTATKDHYENFPVASFLIPKDYRKDIAIVYWFARTADDIADEGMCNSNERLEKLEQFEKEFIKSLENESDDFNFNLLSTIIKKNNLSSNYFIDLISAFKQDVTKFRYKNFAEVADYCKRSANPVGRVLLEIFKIRDDNAVKCSDKICTALQLTNFYQDTGIDYKKGRIYYPQDEMELFFVSEKMFELKENNPNIKALVKYNIDRTQQLFDEGRDIIKYISGRFKYEIKWTISGGEKILSKIRKRDFNVLNYRPVLNKLDFFKLLIKSLFNG; encoded by the coding sequence ATGTATAAATCATCTAATAATACTAATGATTTTTTAACAGCAACAAAGGACCATTATGAAAATTTTCCAGTTGCATCTTTTCTGATCCCAAAAGATTATCGTAAAGATATTGCAATTGTTTATTGGTTCGCAAGAACTGCAGATGATATTGCTGATGAAGGGATGTGTAACTCTAACGAAAGACTTGAAAAATTAGAACAATTTGAAAAAGAATTTATTAAATCTTTAGAAAATGAATCTGATGACTTTAATTTTAATTTGCTTTCTACGATAATAAAAAAGAATAATTTATCATCTAATTATTTTATCGATCTGATATCTGCATTTAAGCAGGATGTAACAAAATTTCGATATAAAAACTTTGCTGAAGTTGCGGATTATTGTAAACGATCTGCAAATCCTGTTGGCAGGGTACTTTTGGAAATATTTAAGATACGCGATGATAATGCAGTTAAATGTTCGGATAAAATCTGCACTGCTTTGCAGCTTACTAATTTTTATCAGGATACCGGGATTGATTATAAAAAAGGGCGGATATATTATCCACAGGATGAAATGGAATTATTTTTTGTTTCCGAAAAGATGTTTGAGTTGAAAGAAAATAATCCTAATATTAAAGCGTTGGTAAAATATAATATTGATAGAACTCAACAGTTGTTTGATGAAGGTCGTGATATAATTAAATATATTTCCGGCAGATTTAAATATGAAATAAAGTGGACTATATCAGGCGGTGAAAAAATTTTATCAAAGATTAGAAAAAGAGATTTTAATGTTCTCAATTATCGTCCTGTTTTGAATAAGCTTGATTTTTTTAAATTACTAATTAAGTCTTTGTTTAATGGCTGA
- a CDS encoding STAS domain-containing protein, which yields MRAISEDFERLHINDIVIQVVNLSRATYKEANVLKKNLDELISVNKQQKIIVDISRCEFIDSTFLGVLVLALKSSAKINGDIRIVKPDEVAKALMEKAGTMNVFNLYNTLDEAIKSFEIRGDQNYYLAQGSPILA from the coding sequence ATGAGGGCGATCTCAGAGGATTTTGAAAGACTTCATATTAACGATATCGTCATCCAGGTTGTTAATTTAAGTCGTGCTACCTATAAAGAAGCAAATGTATTAAAGAAAAATCTTGATGAATTAATTTCTGTTAATAAACAGCAAAAAATTATTGTTGACATAAGCAGATGTGAGTTCATTGATTCCACTTTTTTAGGCGTTTTAGTTTTAGCTTTGAAATCAAGCGCAAAAATTAATGGTGATATCCGGATTGTAAAACCAGATGAAGTAGCTAAAGCATTGATGGAAAAAGCCGGTACTATGAATGTATTTAATTTGTATAACACTTTAGATGAAGCAATAAAAAGTTTCGAGATAAGAGGCGATCAAAATTATTATCTCGCACAAGGATCTCCAATATTAGCTTAA
- a CDS encoding SDR family oxidoreductase → MELGIKGKTALITASSKGIGKAIAEGLAAEGCNVAICSRTKTTLIETTREIKLKYGIEPFWGICDISQQKDIDNFFSAVLNQFGTVDILVNNCGGPIPGFFRDLSEEDWENAYKQVLLSVIRFSNLVLPRMIEHEWGRIINITSISVKQPVSNLMLSNSFRSGVTGFAKSLSNEVGSMNITVNNIAPGYTLTNRIYELAVNRGKASGKSHEEVLVDMVKDVPMNRLGSPDEIAAMVVFLASQKASYITGTTIPIDGGLTKSLF, encoded by the coding sequence TTGGAATTAGGAATAAAAGGTAAAACTGCACTGATCACTGCTTCAAGTAAAGGCATTGGTAAAGCAATTGCCGAAGGTCTTGCTGCGGAAGGCTGTAATGTTGCAATTTGTTCACGTACAAAAACCACACTTATTGAAACAACCCGAGAAATTAAACTTAAATATGGAATAGAACCGTTTTGGGGTATATGTGACATAAGCCAGCAAAAAGATATTGATAATTTTTTTAGTGCAGTTCTAAATCAGTTTGGTACTGTTGATATCTTAGTTAATAATTGCGGCGGTCCAATCCCTGGATTTTTTAGAGATTTATCAGAAGAAGACTGGGAGAATGCATATAAGCAGGTATTACTAAGTGTTATCAGGTTTTCAAACTTAGTTTTACCCAGAATGATAGAACATGAATGGGGCAGAATTATAAATATCACATCTATTTCTGTTAAACAACCGGTTAGCAATCTTATGCTTTCAAATTCATTTCGTTCTGGTGTAACAGGTTTTGCAAAATCTCTAAGTAATGAAGTTGGCAGCATGAACATTACAGTTAATAATATTGCACCTGGTTACACTCTGACAAACAGAATTTATGAATTAGCCGTTAATCGTGGAAAGGCTTCAGGCAAATCGCACGAAGAAGTATTGGTTGATATGGTTAAAGATGTTCCAATGAATCGATTAGGCAGTCCTGATGAAATTGCTGCAATGGTAGTATTTCTAGCTTCACAGAAAGCAAGTTATATTACAGGCACCACAATCCCGATTGATGGGGGATTGACTAAATCATTGTTTTAA
- a CDS encoding acetate kinase, whose protein sequence is MKVLVLNSGSSSIKYQFIDTEKKVALAKGLVDRIGMAGAVLSHQRYDGDKIKIAGEILDHQIAVEYVLGVMLSKNHGVIDDKKDIEAVGHRVVHGGESFTGSVFISDEVVKVLQDNIELAPLHNPPNIKGIQACQRILPETPQCGVFDTAFHAHMPPKSYLYGIPYELYKKYKIRRYGFHGTSHLYVSQKAAELLNKDISKLKIITAHLGNGCSIAAVKHGKSIDTSMGFTPLEGLLMGTRSGDLDPSLILFIMGKEGLTIGEANTLLNKHSGLIGISGESSDMREILSAVKDNQQRAKWAFEIFCYRIKKYIGSYAAAMGGLDALVFTGGIGENAKEVREEICRDLEFLGIELDETKNSNGEEFISKSDSKTAVLRIPTNEELVIAMDTAKIVSELN, encoded by the coding sequence ATGAAAGTTTTAGTTTTAAATAGCGGCAGTTCTTCAATTAAATATCAGTTTATTGATACAGAAAAAAAAGTTGCGCTTGCAAAAGGGCTGGTTGATAGAATCGGAATGGCTGGTGCGGTTCTTTCTCATCAAAGATATGATGGCGATAAAATAAAAATTGCCGGAGAAATTTTAGATCATCAGATTGCAGTTGAATATGTGCTTGGTGTAATGCTTAGTAAAAATCATGGTGTTATTGATGATAAGAAAGATATTGAAGCAGTAGGACATCGTGTAGTTCATGGCGGTGAATCCTTTACCGGTTCGGTTTTTATTTCTGATGAAGTTGTTAAAGTTTTGCAAGATAACATCGAACTTGCTCCACTGCATAATCCACCGAATATTAAAGGTATTCAGGCTTGTCAGAGGATATTACCTGAAACACCTCAATGCGGCGTTTTTGATACTGCATTTCATGCACATATGCCTCCAAAATCATATTTATATGGAATACCTTATGAGTTATATAAAAAATATAAGATTAGAAGATATGGATTTCACGGAACATCACATTTATATGTTTCACAAAAAGCAGCAGAACTTCTTAATAAAGATATTAGTAAGTTAAAAATAATTACAGCTCATTTGGGTAATGGTTGTAGTATTGCTGCTGTAAAACATGGAAAATCAATTGATACATCAATGGGGTTTACACCACTTGAAGGATTATTAATGGGAACGCGCAGTGGTGATCTGGATCCTTCTTTAATACTGTTTATCATGGGTAAAGAAGGTTTGACAATTGGAGAAGCAAATACACTGCTTAACAAACATAGCGGACTTATTGGTATCAGCGGTGAAAGCAGCGATATGCGAGAAATTTTATCTGCGGTTAAAGATAATCAGCAAAGAGCAAAATGGGCTTTTGAGATATTTTGCTATCGCATAAAAAAATACATTGGTTCGTATGCTGCTGCTATGGGCGGTTTAGATGCTTTGGTTTTTACTGGAGGAATTGGTGAAAATGCAAAGGAAGTTAGAGAAGAAATTTGCAGAGACCTTGAATTTCTTGGAATTGAATTGGATGAGACAAAAAATAGTAATGGCGAAGAATTTATTTCAAAATCAGATTCTAAAACTGCAGTATTAAGAATTCCAACTAATGAAGAATTGGTTATTGCTATGGATACTGCAAAAATTGTTTCTGAATTGAATTGA
- a CDS encoding 3-hydroxyacyl-CoA dehydrogenase NAD-binding domain-containing protein, which yields MAEGKLRLEDLLGSSMSSNTDDGRINNVAIIGAGIMGQGIAQTVAGMGLEVTVVELSNERLETAKTQLTDSIDREIKRWAMTKSDKKSIFSRIKWETDNSTVKDCEIIIEAVQEDFDLKVKVFQDLDKIVNPEAIFVSNTSTLSLTKISEATSRSTKVIGMHFLNPVPKIPMVELVKSLHTSNETVSTAKEFAARIGKTPVEVYEYPGFITTRAIVPLINEAMHMLLEGIATAKDIDIALKLGYNFQYGPLEMADAMGLDEVLTWMETLWNTLGEPRYRPNPMIRKLVRERRLGKKTGEGIFKYDEHGNKIN from the coding sequence ATGGCAGAAGGAAAATTACGTTTAGAAGATTTATTAGGGTCTTCTATGTCTTCAAATACAGATGACGGAAGAATTAATAATGTTGCAATTATCGGAGCAGGAATAATGGGGCAGGGTATTGCTCAAACAGTTGCCGGTATGGGTTTAGAAGTAACTGTTGTCGAATTAAGCAATGAAAGACTTGAAACAGCTAAAACACAACTAACTGATTCAATAGACAGAGAAATCAAACGCTGGGCTATGACAAAATCAGATAAAAAATCTATCTTTAGTAGAATCAAGTGGGAGACTGATAATAGTACAGTTAAAGATTGTGAAATTATTATTGAGGCTGTGCAGGAAGATTTTGACCTGAAAGTTAAAGTCTTTCAGGATCTTGATAAAATTGTAAACCCTGAAGCAATATTTGTTTCAAATACTTCTACTTTAAGCCTAACAAAAATTTCGGAAGCAACTTCCAGATCAACTAAAGTGATCGGTATGCACTTTTTGAACCCGGTTCCTAAAATTCCAATGGTTGAACTTGTTAAAAGCCTTCACACTTCAAATGAAACTGTTTCAACTGCAAAGGAGTTTGCTGCAAGAATTGGTAAAACCCCTGTTGAAGTTTATGAATATCCTGGCTTTATTACTACCCGTGCAATTGTTCCCCTGATTAACGAAGCTATGCATATGCTATTGGAAGGGATTGCTACAGCAAAAGATATTGATATTGCATTAAAGCTTGGATATAATTTTCAGTATGGTCCTTTAGAAATGGCTGATGCAATGGGCCTTGATGAGGTTTTAACCTGGATGGAAACACTCTGGAATACATTAGGTGAACCGAGATATAGACCAAATCCAATGATTCGCAAACTTGTACGTGAAAGAAGGTTAGGCAAAAAAACCGGCGAAGGTATTTTTAAATACGATGAACATGGTAACAAAATCAATTAA
- a CDS encoding RecQ family ATP-dependent DNA helicase — translation MTAQQALKKYFNYDNFKAAQEEIINEIISGNNVIAILPTGAGKSLCYQIPAIIGDDYAIVISPLIALMKDQVDSLNKSFEIAAFINSTQTDKEVEQVLQNIKYGKIKIVYVAPERLENPEFANRLKSLNPNYLFVDEAHCISQWGHNFRPSYTKIKDFAKFTGIKKISAFTATATPEVVKDIIKQLELKNLKLIIKGFKRDNLFINAEITKKKKERCLLLCGQYKGTAIIYTSSRKKAEELSEYLKLNKLNCEYYHAGLDPIIRKKIQEDFIEDRLPVIIATNAFGMGIDKKDIRLVIHYNTPGTIENYYQEIGRAGRDGKFSHTFLLFDESDLFIQEYFINNSYPNKETVQKIYNAIGDYAQAAVGSLPSDNIKLDLSYIKLHTKQDLNPALINSAINYLTESGYLKSNSAYNYSNKLKIIFDENRLRKFIKNTSNVLLKDLIISLLKNFGQDIFTKLTMIDLNQLKSSSGLTEEEIHSSLETLEYLGIIEFSKSSTKETISFLKPRVRSSDIKLNFKHINELYINAKLKLDAMKSFVYDDGCRFRFILNYFGEQTENYYCGKCDNCLRTGQFQTYSVDYLKDKILELLTISKLPLSDKNIFNILLGTAKKDEYQKLPQFGLLKPYNKDDLNFALKSLLKENKASTINKGKNLLYCTVNNSPDTTSKIDSDRNEEIIDNNIELFHKLREVREKTAKKFLQSPAIICPDNVLAKVSQLKPKSKIELLTIDGFNERMFNKIGEELLEVINNRVSIKENSIVSEEIIPKNITETFRLLKQNYTLSEIAHLRRLTEAVISMQIETIISYIPETDISSIIDSDRLEKINVLYKKGFKDLKTLKEKLPKDFSYPEIRVALAKFSYQEF, via the coding sequence ATGACAGCACAACAGGCATTAAAAAAATATTTTAACTACGATAACTTCAAAGCCGCACAAGAAGAAATTATCAACGAGATAATCTCTGGCAATAATGTAATAGCTATTCTTCCAACCGGAGCTGGTAAATCTTTATGTTATCAGATTCCGGCTATTATCGGTGATGACTACGCAATTGTTATTTCACCATTGATTGCACTAATGAAAGATCAGGTTGATTCATTAAATAAGAGTTTTGAAATTGCAGCTTTTATTAATAGCACTCAAACAGATAAAGAAGTTGAACAGGTTTTACAAAATATAAAATACGGCAAAATCAAAATTGTTTATGTTGCACCTGAAAGGTTAGAAAATCCCGAATTTGCCAACAGACTTAAATCGCTTAATCCAAATTACTTATTTGTTGATGAAGCCCATTGTATCAGTCAATGGGGGCATAATTTCAGACCAAGTTATACTAAGATTAAAGACTTTGCAAAATTTACGGGCATAAAAAAAATCTCTGCTTTTACTGCTACTGCAACTCCTGAAGTTGTAAAAGACATTATCAAACAATTAGAGCTTAAAAATTTAAAATTAATCATTAAGGGATTTAAGAGAGATAATCTTTTTATTAATGCAGAGATAACTAAAAAGAAAAAAGAAAGATGTCTGCTGCTTTGCGGGCAATATAAAGGAACAGCAATTATATATACTTCATCCAGAAAAAAAGCTGAAGAACTAAGTGAATACCTCAAGCTGAATAAACTTAACTGTGAATATTATCATGCTGGTTTAGATCCAATAATAAGAAAAAAAATTCAGGAAGATTTTATTGAAGACCGTCTGCCTGTTATTATTGCAACAAATGCTTTTGGAATGGGTATTGATAAAAAAGATATCAGACTTGTAATTCATTATAACACTCCCGGTACAATCGAAAATTACTATCAGGAAATTGGCAGAGCCGGACGTGATGGAAAGTTTTCTCATACGTTTTTGTTGTTCGATGAAAGTGACCTTTTTATACAGGAATATTTTATAAATAATTCTTATCCCAATAAAGAAACAGTTCAGAAAATATATAATGCAATCGGGGATTATGCACAGGCTGCGGTTGGTTCATTACCATCGGATAATATTAAACTGGATTTATCGTATATAAAACTACATACAAAACAGGATTTAAATCCGGCACTTATTAATTCAGCTATAAATTATTTAACAGAATCTGGTTATTTAAAATCAAATTCAGCTTATAATTATTCAAACAAACTAAAAATAATATTTGATGAAAACAGATTAAGAAAATTCATTAAAAATACTTCAAATGTTTTGTTAAAGGATTTGATTATATCTCTTTTGAAGAATTTTGGACAGGATATTTTTACAAAACTTACTATGATTGATCTTAATCAGTTAAAATCAAGTTCTGGATTAACAGAAGAAGAAATTCATTCTTCACTTGAAACCCTTGAATACCTTGGAATTATTGAATTTTCAAAAAGCAGCACTAAAGAAACCATCTCATTTCTCAAACCAAGAGTTAGATCTTCTGATATTAAACTTAATTTTAAACACATTAATGAACTTTATATCAATGCAAAGCTAAAATTAGATGCGATGAAAAGTTTTGTGTATGATGATGGCTGCAGGTTCAGATTTATTCTTAACTACTTTGGTGAGCAAACTGAAAATTACTACTGCGGTAAATGTGATAATTGTTTACGAACAGGTCAGTTTCAAACTTATTCCGTGGATTATCTTAAAGACAAAATTTTAGAATTGCTCACAATATCAAAGTTACCTTTAAGTGATAAAAATATTTTTAATATACTGCTTGGCACTGCAAAAAAAGATGAATATCAAAAACTACCGCAGTTTGGTTTATTAAAGCCGTATAATAAAGATGATTTGAATTTTGCATTAAAATCACTGTTGAAAGAGAATAAAGCTTCAACTATAAATAAAGGTAAGAACCTGTTGTATTGCACTGTTAACAACTCCCCCGATACAACAAGTAAAATTGATTCAGACAGAAATGAGGAAATAATTGATAATAATATTGAGTTGTTCCATAAACTAAGAGAGGTGCGTGAAAAAACGGCAAAGAAATTCTTACAATCACCAGCAATAATCTGTCCAGACAATGTACTTGCAAAAGTATCACAGCTAAAACCAAAAAGTAAAATTGAATTGCTTACAATTGATGGGTTCAATGAGCGAATGTTCAATAAAATAGGTGAAGAACTGCTTGAAGTGATAAACAATCGGGTATCCATTAAAGAAAACTCAATAGTTTCTGAAGAAATAATTCCGAAAAACATAACAGAAACATTCAGGCTGTTAAAACAAAATTATACTCTTTCAGAAATAGCTCATCTTCGAAGACTTACTGAAGCAGTTATCTCGATGCAGATCGAAACGATAATTTCTTACATTCCTGAAACTGATATCAGTTCAATAATTGATTCAGATAGATTGGAAAAAATAAATGTACTTTATAAAAAAGGATTTAAAGATTTAAAAACCTTAAAAGAAAAACTACCTAAAGATTTTTCTTATCCGGAGATAAGAGTCGCTTTGGCAAAATTTTCTTATCAGGAGTTTTAG
- a CDS encoding DUF4296 domain-containing protein, giving the protein MRNKKYLIILFSLLVIIVLLNCTESIPIEEKKLVKVYAEMVIMQDSTTLSTADIQKKVLGEFDISISDYEKSVDFLSKNPERWQNFYDSVIVYLQRLEPLPKTPDKKILPKRLLSPDKKNL; this is encoded by the coding sequence ATGAGAAATAAGAAGTATTTAATAATTCTTTTTTCGTTACTTGTTATTATTGTTCTTCTAAATTGCACTGAGTCCATTCCCATTGAAGAAAAAAAACTGGTCAAAGTTTATGCTGAGATGGTGATTATGCAGGATTCAACTACACTTTCCACTGCCGATATTCAAAAGAAAGTTTTAGGTGAGTTTGATATCTCAATATCTGATTATGAAAAGTCGGTTGATTTTCTCAGCAAGAATCCTGAAAGATGGCAGAATTTTTACGATAGTGTGATTGTTTATCTTCAAAGATTGGAACCGCTTCCTAAAACTCCTGATAAGAAAATTTTGCCAAAGCGACTCTTATCTCCGGATAAGAAAAATCTTTAG
- a CDS encoding rhomboid family intramembrane serine protease — translation MDNISFNGVPGWYIINRWFALNPISGYDAADKPFNFQIWQLITYQFMHGGFWHIFFNMFVLWMFGASIEDIFGSKKFLTFYLLAGISAGLFQLFVTPLLGGQGAVTIGASGAIYGVMIAFALFFPDTLIFLYFLIPVKAKYFIGFMIVIEFLSVDSASSGVAHLAHLGGAIFAFLYILFDKNSHVSIKDVFKKSYYFKTKSNNNIFNNPFTKRNSVNHDVEEADYYEIDQKEEDKVTQEEIDKILDKISQSGYQNLTEKEKRILFQASKKMK, via the coding sequence ATGGATAATATTTCATTTAATGGTGTCCCCGGATGGTATATTATAAACAGATGGTTTGCACTAAATCCTATCTCTGGCTACGATGCTGCTGATAAACCGTTTAACTTTCAGATTTGGCAGTTGATTACATATCAATTTATGCACGGCGGGTTCTGGCATATCTTTTTTAATATGTTTGTTCTCTGGATGTTTGGTGCAAGTATCGAGGATATCTTTGGCTCAAAGAAATTCCTCACTTTTTATCTCCTTGCTGGTATCAGCGCTGGATTATTTCAATTGTTTGTAACTCCTCTTTTAGGCGGTCAGGGAGCAGTAACTATTGGTGCTTCAGGTGCTATTTATGGGGTTATGATCGCTTTTGCACTTTTCTTCCCTGATACTCTGATATTCTTATATTTCCTTATACCTGTTAAAGCAAAATATTTTATCGGGTTTATGATTGTAATTGAATTCCTTTCAGTTGATAGTGCTTCGAGTGGTGTTGCTCATCTGGCACATCTTGGCGGAGCTATATTTGCTTTTCTTTATATCCTTTTTGATAAAAACAGTCATGTTTCGATTAAAGATGTATTTAAAAAATCATATTACTTCAAAACAAAATCAAACAATAATATATTTAATAATCCTTTCACTAAACGAAATTCAGTTAATCACGATGTTGAAGAGGCTGATTATTATGAGATTGATCAGAAAGAAGAAGATAAAGTAACTCAGGAAGAAATAGACAAAATTCTTGATAAAATCAGCCAGTCCGGATATCAGAATCTTACAGAAAAAGAAAAGAGAATTTTATTTCAGGCAAGTAAGAAAATGAAATGA